gtgctctggattattggcatttctttgaaacaatcacaatcgtcttgggcggcgctaagtgccgaacggagccacggtgcctctgctaaatagtcttgggaaggaacttgttttggtggaacatgtgtacgttcaaaagaaCATCTATGAAaaatacatctgtgtgtgtgtgtgtgtgtgtctttgtgtccctgtctgtgtgtctttgtgtgtgtgtgtgcgcgcgtgtgtgtgcgtgtgtgtgtgtgtgtgtgcgtctgtctctctgtgtgtttgtgtctctgtgtgtgtgtgtgtgtgtgtgtgtctattttcaAACTAACGTACTAGATTTTCcatattagtttttccatattaataatattaagaaatgaatctgttggtatcaagtggctccccctacacttccacctaatgttagacctagctgttgccttcccctgtctttcgtGAGCCAACATCCTCACACCTAAATGAAAAGAACTCACTGTTAAAAATAGCAGCCTAatttcaattcttaaatcagcctagtgatggcatcagataagacaactattatgcagcaaggttgtgctgctgttgaaattacattcacaatttggattttaaaaagtacaaatatgtaGAGCCACTTAGCacagacctttaaagagagagagagagatgtgaccctgtaattacagcttccatgtcagccaacagatgtaactatagcctgtatgtctgacagcacagctaacagctaatggtaaaacaaaatctatgaatgattagtagtagtaatagtaaaccagagttattgcttaagttatgttttccagcttcttgtcatttattgtgcatgctaccttatatttaccagttgttgttttaccttaataaaattgggatatgtcatgcatgggattggtagcatagggtttaaccaaaatctaaatgtagctatcagcaacattggtttgcatcaAGCTAGCCGTAAAtcccactttagctgctagtgttagcaaacactagcttgtctgagaacagtctgttaacatgaatatttgcaagcctccaagtttggtagcaaatctatgcatgattccatggtaaaccagagttattgcattagttatggtttccagattcttgtcatttattgtacacgCTACCTTATATTttccagttttcagctcagcaacctcgattttgcatattctaagctagGCGTAAACCCCCATATCCCCCAAATcagcttttttgctttttccatctTTTTCCATAGATGACAACTTACTACTAGTACCTGCTCGCTCAGCGCTCACAGTGCCCCCattccctcttctatgtcaaggAATCTTATGAGATAGGGTGCCTACTCTAGCCTGTacgtcctctaaaatgttatataacattgaggaaatgcagaaatgatttagaaacgcacaacagcagctacataaagaaaataccaaaataataatttttaattttttattgttttttaccatcgctttggtgcccccatggtgctgcgccgCATATAGcacatacccactttttgcacCACTGCCCCACTGAAGTTGACTCGCTTTTTTGCCTTTCGTCACTTTccattttagcttttagttgttcttcatttaattttcttttttctgtgatggtcctgccccagtatcagtcATAACTACAGCAGTTAACTTCTACAAATaacatataaaatacaactaaGCCTAGCctataaaaaacaaatcttcTGCTACCTTTCACCTGGCTTGATacgctaacacaggcttttccggtgacccttcagaatgtgttactgttgcgccgtctacctgccataaatcattctgtgactacGGGGGGAAAATCGAACCCGAGCAACTATACTAATAAAAACTACCTAAAAATAGCGTTATTTTCACtattagtctcgtttgctgttacagctAATTTTAGATCAtaatatgaaaaatgacagttacagaaacactacaaagttacatatagtcactttaattaCCGACTGCGCCACTTTGTGCTGAACAGAGCAGTTGCATTATATCACCACAAGAGGGCCCTAATATGTCAGTCAACAGCCTTTCCAACAGTTTTCCAAGGCTGAAAAGGAAGactagtagtgtagatgtaacctAAGTAACTGACTGAACAACCAGTATTTCTTTATAACAATCACAATCCAGGTGATAAGATACAGTTCCACAAcatttctctgtatgtgtttcctgcagatgttaagcagctgttggtggttaaagaagagcttccccctgagcagcaggagcgtaactccagtgtggaccagcaggagccagagccccccccacacattaaagaggaactgGAGGAACTGTGGCGCAGTCAGGaaggagagcagcttcaagggctggaggaggctgatatcaccaagttcccattcactcccttcccagaaccagccaggaactcacatccacttttacaaacagagactgaagaccagactggagactcttctgaacctgagactgatgacagtgctgattggaaggagaccagagaacctcagtcagctttaaactttctgaaacatgattcaagatgtaagaaaacattcagctgctctgagtgtggtggAGGATTTGGAAAAAGGCAACATCTGAATGaccacatgagaatccacacaggagaaaaacctttcagctgctcagtttgtaacaaatcttttacacagagtggacatttacagaaacacatgataattcacacaggagaaaaacctttcacctgctcagtctgtaagaaatcttttacacggAGTGGAGATTTACAGAAACatatgagaatccacacaggagaaaaacctttcagctgctctgagtgtgataAAGCTTTCACCGAAAGTGGACACctgaagaaacacatgagaagccacacaggagaaaaacctttcagctgctcagtctgtaagaaatcttttacacggAGTGGAGATTTACAGAAACATAttagaatccacacaggagaaaaacctttcagctgctctgagtgtgataAAGCTTTCACCGAAAGTGGACACctgaagaaacacatgagaagccacacaggagaaaaacctttcagctgctctgagtgtgataAAGCTTTCACCGAAAGTGGACACctgaagaaacacatgagaatccacacaggagaaaaacctttcagctgctccgAGTGTGATAAAGCTTTCACCGAAAGTGGACACCTGAGGAAACACATGatgactcacacaggagaaaaacctttcagctgctcagtctgtaagaaatcttttacacggAGAGGAAATTTACGGTCACACATGGCAGTCCACACAagagagaaaagattcagctgcagtgtttgtaacaaaagatttgcctgGTGTTCTGATGtgaaaacacataaatgtgttggtccaatggaaacagaagctgatggagaggactgtggaggaccagaaccagccagtaACTCACATCCACacccacttttacaaccagagactgtagaccagactggagactcttctgaacctgagactgatgacatgGAATAACGTTTGTACCTTTAAATCCAAGTAAAACTTCTCAAGTATGAAACAAAAATCTTTATGTATCAACATCTACATAGAAGACATACTGTGTGGTAGGAAAAAGTACActcttattttaaatattttattagatattgttttgtcttgtaaTGTCTGTCATATAATCAAGAAATCAGACAAATGTAACCACCTGATATTTTAGAGAGCCCACACATACACTATTCACAAAAAGTTAGGGATATCTAGCTTTCGGGTGAAATttatggaaaatgtaaaaagtacaaGCTACAGTGGTATTATATCATGAAAATAGGGCATTTAAGTAGAAACATGCGATGGTGATTTCCTCATctcaaaacatttattgaaacaAAAGCCAACAACAGTGGTACGTATAccacaacaaaaaatgtcaatgtctcAATAACTTGTCATGTGCCCTTGAGCATCAATTAAAGCTTGACAACAACGTATCATGCTGTCCACAAGTCGAGTTATTGTCTGCTGAGGCATGGCATCCCACTCGTCTTGAAGGGCGGCCCTCAGGTCATTGAGGTTCTGGGGTACAGAGTTACGAGCCTCAACACGGCGACTCAGCTGGCCACTCCATTTGAGGTACCCCAGTCTCCAGCAGCCGTTCCCTAATGATACGACTTCGATGAGCTGGAGCTTTGTTGTCCATGAAGATTAGCCCTGTGTTGTTCATGCAGGGGCACAATGACTGGATTAATGATGTTATTCAAGAAGTATGGGCTTGTCACTGTACCATTCAGAAAGTGTAGGGCAGCTCTGTATTGACTAGACACACCTGCCCACACTataacaccaccaccaccaaaggGTCGTCTGGTGACAACAATGGCTGATGCACAGCGCCTCCCCTTGACGTCTCCAACATCGTTGCGGGCCATAATTTCTGCTCAACGTGAATCGACTTTTATCAGAGAATAGCACTGAGGCCCACTGGTCCCTCGTCCTGCAAGACAATGACGCCTGTGCCTGGTGGTGTAGTCAGGTACCCTTGCAGGTCATCTAGCACGCAGACCACGCTGATGTAAACAGTTTCAAATGGTCTGACGTGACAATTGGCTGCCTCTCACCTCCCTTAAATGTGCCTGGAGTTGAGTGGCATTCATCATCCGGTTCCGCAGGGCACTGTTCACAATGAAGCGGTCATCAGTGTGGGATGTGGCCAATGGGCGTCCACTTCTATGCCTTTCTGTGACTCTTCCAGTCTCTCTGTTGCAACCTGCTGATGACACTCTGTGACACTCTAAGATAGGGCTgggaaatatttcaatattatatcgatatcgtgatatgagactagatatcgtcttagatttggAAGAATTGTAATATCGTTACATGGTAAgtttagtcttttcctggtttcaaaggctccaaatacagtaaagtggtgtcattttctgaatttaccagactgttctagctgttctattatttgcctttaaccacttagtcattatatccacattatgatggttatttatctaaaatctaaatgtggaagatattttgtgaaagcaccaattgtcaaccttacaataccgttgcaatatcgacatcgtggtgtttggttaaaaatatcgtgatatttccATATAGGATATCTCCATATCGCCCGGCCATACTCTAAGCTCAATGGCCATTTCCGTCTGAGAACATGCTGTTTGAAGCCTCGCAATGGCAAGGTACTGTTGATCAATTGTTAGGTGTCGTCTTGGTCTCATGATGTCAAAATGTGAACAGCATGATGAGGAGGACTGTTTAAATACCAATTCTAATTGAACCAGGAAATGTATTGGTCGATTCATGGATCACACCTGTTGTGAATTTTGCCATTAAGCTCCTTGTTAGAGAACAGCAAGTTGTGCAGAAAGTGCTGAAACATTGAACTGTTGGACATTCAAAAGTTTAGAGGAGGTCACATTAAGTTCACCTGTAAAGGTTATAGTGGATTTTAGGTTCATCCTGAAATTTCACCCGAAAGCTGAATATCCCTGACTTTTTGTGAGTAGTGTATATTCACTTCTTTCTAAGTAACGTATGTTTAGCAAGATTCACTGTTAATCATGTATCAATATGGGAGTTTACTCGATACACATTgggttcatgttttaattttgtgtatCATGTTTAAGCACAATTTAGGCCCAGCAGTCTCTGAGAGGagacttttctctctgtgtctgggagacaggaagtgcagGTTGAAAGCTATCTTTAGTTTAAACAAGGGAGATGTGAGGGAGGTAGCATAGGGAAGTTAGCCTAGCATGGTGTTTCCTGTCAGGGAGAGGAGGAGTTTTCTCTTTGAATCAAAGCTGAGATGGACATATTATGATCTGTATAAAAACTCACTTGTGCATTGCTATGTTCCAAGGTAATATGATCAGTGACACCAAAATGATTAAGGTCTTTTGACATGTATAGTGTCTCCTATGCTACTAATTAGGCCATGGTAAAGCtaataaagtaaagaaatatAATCATTTGATATGACCGGTGTGGTACACCAGGACATGCTGAGTACCCTCCAGgatgaaataaagtgaaatCATTTGAAGTAAACCATCTGTTGACTAGCATGTAGGTTAGTAGTTATTGTCTGGGTCACAAGGACCTAGGTGTACTTAAGAAAAGGAAGATGAGAGGACTGTTAGAAGTAAAAAATATCACCAGTTCAGGTCCATCTAAAGATGTAACGAACATGAGGTAACTGTGGGTGTGAATGTGTCCAACTGACACCGCCCAAAACGCTGTATAAGAAGAGAGTCATATGAAACTTCAGTTGTCTATTTGACTGACTATCGCCGGTGGTCAGTTGATGTGTCTGAGGCAGCTCggttttgttgttaaaatgtaacaaatacatCTGCAGGGAGTGAATATCAACAGTCTCTGGAGTCTTCATGGTGTCCtcgcatagaaataaaatggatagaaaggccattggactgtttgccgtggtcatttgatgggtacacaacaaaatggcaaTTGTCTGTTGTGCGTATTGTCACTGTTAGTTGTCCAGTGACAATACGCGTCAGTGGGGCCGTAAACTGTGTTGAAGTTTGCTGGGAGGAGAGCCTCCTGATGCAGCTCGGGAGATGTTCTCGGAGGGAATGAAGAGGAtcagttagacccagcagcagtgggtcagcagactgctaacgttagacccagcggcagtgggtcagcagactgctaacgttagacccagcggcagtgggtcagcagacctctaacgttagacccagcggcagtgggtcagcagacctctaacgttagacccagcggcagtggggcATGCATGCAAACGCCTCACTTTTCAGTGaaattctcattttattttatctatttttttccATTGTGCTGGACCATGTAGTGAGGTATGCACCAGGTTTCCTTGCTTTGAGAGGCAGCTTGCAGTTTGACTACAACACCAGAGGTTTCCAATTTATTTCTCTGCAGTGTAAGCAGAAGTCCTTGAGCAACAGCTCCTACAGGCTGTTGCTCAACAATAGGGTGAGTATCAGGTGCCCTAGTCTCATCAGGGGTAAATCCCATCCTGTCTGACTTAATGGTTTAGAGTAACGGAATAACTGAGCGGACAATACTGATGGTTTACTTAGGTGGTGCTCTTATAGATTTGTCGCATACTGTGCTGTGTGGAGATAACTAGGAGTTGTAATGGATTGCCTGTGGCCGACAAAACTCATTTCATAGTCTCTAAGGTAGGGAGGATGTTGTAACTGCTGCTTTGGAAGTGTTGATTCTGGTAAGGCCCCACTGTATGTGAACTAGGCTGCATCCTGAGATCCAGGGAAAACTTCACTTCTGGCTCGAAGGACCAAATATTGAATAGGTATTCACTTGGGACTGTATAGGTGATGGTTACATATAGGGATGTACTGCTTGGGGAAAGAAATAACACAGATTGCCCAATTAAGTTGCAATAAAAACAGCCATCCATGTCATTTACATAGGAGAATGTCAACATTGTCCAAATACTACAGTCTTAAAACTATAAAGGTACAGCTAAACTAGAATTGGCATGAGGAAGCAACATGGTGATTAGATTAGCTCTGCATCAACAAAAGTCTCACCAAAACACAGTGGAAAAACTCAAATAATGTCCAGATCagacaaaaataattgtttttacgTCACAGTTCATCAGAGACGCACACAACTTAAACCATTTCAATGCCGTAAAGTCCACTTCACACTCTGTTATTCCGAAATGTCTCTTGTTATGCCTCTTAATAACAGCGCAGTTGCATTATTTCACCACAAGAGGGCCCTAATATGTCAGTCTTAGGAAGactagtagtgtagatgtaacctAAGTAACTGTCTGAACAACCAGTATTTCTTTATAACAATCACAATCCAGGTGATAAGATACAGTTCCACAAcatttctctgtatgtgtttcctgcagatgttgagcagctgttggtggttaaagaagaggtGCTCCCTATTTTTGTATAagcgggttaatgcccttcgaggtgtctattgtcaggtattaatggacgatGGCGAGGTTTGAAATGTCCGACgcatacatatgtacatatttattattgtgCTGCTGTTTCATTATTGCTGTTATAATACTATTGTTATTATGTGCTGatgtgctgctgtttttttattatggctttgttttatatacagtttagTGTATTACGTGTAATGATCAGTGGTGTAATGTAACTATGTACATTTACtccactactgtacttaagtccaaatgttgaggtacttgtactttacttgagtcttttcttttcatgccactttctacttctactctgctacatttcagagagaaatattgtagtttttactccactacattcatctgacagctttagttactagttactttagttactagttactttagttactagttactttagttactccgctacattcatctgttccagctttagttactagttactttagttactccactacattcatctgttccagctttagttactagttactttagttactagttactttacacattaagatttctgcacacaaaactcatgtagtttataaatctgatgtcttattctaaagtaaactaaccaacaatataacgactactagtcagctgagaggatcagacctttaaacacttagttgattgacagaactctTTGGAtcatttctaaaatgtgaggatttttccaCATTCAGTACTTTTGCTTTaacactttaagtacattttcctgacgatatttacagacttttacttaagtaacatattacttttttacttttacagtgtggtattagtacttttaggGATCTGAAtaattcttccaccactgatgttGTGATTTTGCCTCAATAAAACATGGTGTTCTGCACTGATGCAGATGCTGTACCCTACCTGTTGGTTAATTAAGCTAAAAGTGATTACCATTCTGTTGCTTTGCTGTTTATAGTTACATTTTCATGGTAATTGTTTTGGGACTGTGGAGGCAGAGGGTTATATCTGGTATTCTTTCCACTTACATCTCTGTTGATGTTAGTTTTGGTTGTAGTGtttgtagtgtagtgtagtgcaAGTGTTTCTTGATCATAATTAAAGGGCTGATTCTAAGCACTGGGCCTTAtgcttgtttgtatttgtgttttgtctgtaatgttacatttttcattttacctATGTGGTGTGGTGGTAATTTTCTTACTGTTGTGGTCCACCACTTGAAAGAATGTAAAGAAAACACTGTAGTGTTGGCCatctcaatgtg
Above is a window of Sander vitreus isolate 19-12246 chromosome 14, sanVit1, whole genome shotgun sequence DNA encoding:
- the LOC144528564 gene encoding uncharacterized protein LOC144528564 isoform X2 — encoded protein: MCKVQMLRALVEQRLTAAAEEIFGLFERTIAEYEEELCRSKEENERQRELLDAVFNPQLRLHRADVKQLLVVKEELPPEQQERNSSVDQQEPEPPPHIKEELEELWRSQEGEQLQGLEEADITKFPFTPFPEPARNSHPLLQTETEDQTGDSSEPETDDSADWKETREPQSALNFLKHDSRCKKTFSCSECGGGFGKRQHLNDHMRIHTGEKPFSCSVCNKSFTQSGHLQKHMIIHTGEKPFTCSVCKKSFTRSGDLQKHMRIHTGEKPFSCSECDKAFTESGHLKKHMRSHTGEKPFSCSVCKKSFTRSGDLQKHIRIHTGEKPFSCSECDKAFTESGHLKKHMRSHTGEKPFSCSECDKAFTESGHLKKHMRIHTGEKPFSCSECDKAFTESGHLRKHMMTHTGEKPFSCSVCKKSFTRRGNLRSHMAVHTREKRFSCSVCNKRFAWCSDVKTHKCVGPMETEADGEDCGGPEPASNSHPHPLLQPETVDQTGDSSEPETDDME
- the LOC144528564 gene encoding uncharacterized protein LOC144528564 isoform X1, whose product is MCKVQMLRALVEQRLTAAAEEIFGLFERTIAEYEEELCRSKEENERQRELLDAVFNPQLRLHRAALPPDNISQIVIKEEQQESSSSVDQQEPESLPHIKEELWSSQEGEQLQGLEEADITKFPFTRVPVKSEDDEEEDVKQLLVVKEELPPEQQERNSSVDQQEPEPPPHIKEELEELWRSQEGEQLQGLEEADITKFPFTPFPEPARNSHPLLQTETEDQTGDSSEPETDDSADWKETREPQSALNFLKHDSRCKKTFSCSECGGGFGKRQHLNDHMRIHTGEKPFSCSVCNKSFTQSGHLQKHMIIHTGEKPFTCSVCKKSFTRSGDLQKHMRIHTGEKPFSCSECDKAFTESGHLKKHMRSHTGEKPFSCSVCKKSFTRSGDLQKHIRIHTGEKPFSCSECDKAFTESGHLKKHMRSHTGEKPFSCSECDKAFTESGHLKKHMRIHTGEKPFSCSECDKAFTESGHLRKHMMTHTGEKPFSCSVCKKSFTRRGNLRSHMAVHTREKRFSCSVCNKRFAWCSDVKTHKCVGPMETEADGEDCGGPEPASNSHPHPLLQPETVDQTGDSSEPETDDME
- the LOC144528564 gene encoding uncharacterized protein LOC144528564 isoform X3, producing the protein METEADGEVCGGPEPAMCSHPLLQPETEDQTGDPSEPETDDSADWKETREPQSALNSLKHDSVCKKTFSCSQCGNRFSTKPHLKRHIRIHTGEKPFSCSECGRAFSDSGTLKKHMITHTGEKPFNCLVCKKTFLMSRNLRLHMIIHTGEKPFSCSFCQKSFTQSGSLQIHMRTHTGEKPFSCSECDKSFTHSGTLKNHMRTHTGEKPFSCSVCKQSFTQRGHLRSHIKTHTGEKPFSCSLCGRRFGRKENLKKHMKIHTGEKPFSCSECDKAFTNNGTLKNHMMTHTGEKPFSCSVCKKSFTQSGDLNDHMRIHTGEKPFSCSVCNKSFTQSGHLQKHMIIHTGEKPFTCSVCKKSFTRSGDLQKHMRIHTGEKPFSCSECDKAFTESGHLKKHMRSHTGEKPFSCSVCKKSFTRSGDLQKHIRIHTGEKPFSCSECDKAFTESGHLKKHMRSHTGEKPFSCSECDKAFTESGHLKKHMRIHTGEKPFSCSECDKAFTESGHLRKHMMTHTGEKPFSCSVCKKSFTRRGNLRSHMAVHTREKRFSCSVCNKRFAWCSDVKTHKCVGPMETEADGEDCGGPEPASNSHPHPLLQPETVDQTGDSSEPETDDME